The following coding sequences lie in one Apium graveolens cultivar Ventura chromosome 1, ASM990537v1, whole genome shotgun sequence genomic window:
- the LOC141707613 gene encoding cyclase-like protein 2: MSKCDCPCTSSTCPDTGAATSTPNKQTSNHKIFSNTELRVIIFVALIFTAFCFVKVINLQKTSETSIFDTDEMVTLRSEAYMRREVYIGRIHDISHKVQPNMPSWGSQHGFGKVVSLSKSMKNGSLANNSEMKLDSTHTGTHVDAPGHVFHHYFDAGLDVDTLDLDTLNGPALLVDVPRHTNITAEAMMSLNIPKRIKRVLFRTLNTARYFPTFDMHLMWKKEFDTSYVGFTRDGAQWLVDNTDIKLVGVDYLSAAAYDDLIPSHHVFLQGRDIILVEGQNLDNIDVGVYTVHCLPLRLIGAEGSPVRCILIKIEADSLHANTLIQPPGEGNEELQMHDVVYEEDLYDDYNRVCSSPSI; this comes from the exons ATGAGTAAATGTGACTGCCCATGCACTTCATCTACATGTCCCGATACTGGTGCTGCAACTTCTACCCCGAACAAACAAACATCCAATCATAAAATCTTTAGTAATACCGAATTACGAGTCATTATTTTTGTGGCACTCATCTTCACTGCCTTCTGCTTTGTCAAAGTTATTAACCTGCAGAAAACCAGCGAGACGTCGATTTTCGACACTGATGAGATGGTTACTTTGCGGAGCGAAGCGTATATGCGGCGAGAAGTGTATATTGGACGTATACATGATATAAGTCATAAGGTTCAACCTAATATGCCCTCGTGGGGGTCTCAACATGGGTTTGGGAAGGTTGTTTCTTTATCGAAGAGTATGAAAAATGGATCGCTTGCTAATAATTCGGAAATGAAACTTGATAGTACTCATACAGGCACGCATGTTGATGCGCCGGGACATGTTTTTCATCATTATTTTGATGCTGGCCTTGATGTTGATACTCTTGACCTTGATACACTCAACG GTCCTGCATTGTTGGTCGATGTTCCTAGGCACACCAACATTACAG CTGAAGCTATGATGTCACTGAATATCCCCAAAAGAATAAAGCGCGTACTATTTAGAACGTTAAACACAGCCAGGTAT TTCCCTACTTTTGACATGCACTTGATGTGGAAAAAGGAGTTTGACACAAGCTATGTAGGTTTCACGAGAGATGGCGCACAATGGCTGGTGGATAACACTGATATCAAGCTTGTTG GTGTTGATTACTTATCTGCTGCTGCCTATGATGATTTGATTCCTTCCCACCATGTTTTCCTTCAAGGCAGA GATATTATCCTCGTCGAAGGTCAGAACTTAGATAACATTGATGTTGGGGTATATACTGTCCATTGCTTGCCACTAAGATTGATTGGTGCGGAGGGATCTCCAGTAAGATGCATCCTTATCAA AATAGAAGCTGATTCATTACATGCAAACACGTTGATTCAACCCCCTGGGGAAGGGAATGAAGAGCTGCAGATGCATGATGTGGTGTATGAAGAAGACCTTTATGATGATTATAATCGAGTTTGCTCTAGTCCGTCTATTTGA
- the LOC141667543 gene encoding uncharacterized protein LOC141667543 isoform X2 — MATSNGGIHGHLLEVTVVGCTKLKDTEWISRQDPYVCLEYASSKFRTRTCKDGGKNPTFQEKFVFTLIEGLRELSVVVWNSNTITYDDLIGSTKVQLQKVLSQGYDDSPWTLNTKTGRYAGEVRLIMHYANANSQKPPNSYAPSAPPYAASPVSSEYSYMRPSSYPPPSSSFPYPPPSLAPSYPPPSSASPYPPPKSTPSPSSTSLYPPPSSSSLYPPPSSSSPYPPSDSSSLYPPQASGHPNPSYSSYQHDSTPYPGSTYPPQPYPQPSVYPPQPYPPPSVYPPQPYPPRSVYPPQPYPPLAQSSGQYPPGPSYPGTYPPPY, encoded by the exons ATGGCAACCTCAAATGGTGGTATTCATGGCCATCTTCTTGAAGTTACTG TTGTTGGATGTACTAAATTGAAAGATACAGAATGGATTTCAAGACAAGACCCATATGTTTGCCTTGAATATGCTAGTTCCAAATTCCGCACCAGGACTTGTAAAG ATGGAGGAAAGAACCCAACTTTTCAAGAGAAATTTGTGTTCACCCTGATTGAAGGGTTGAGAGAGCTGAGTGTTGTTGTTTGGAATAGTAATACAATTACTTATGATGACTTAATCGGTAGCACAAA GGTTCAATTGCAGAAGGTCCTGTCTCAAGGATATGATGACAGCCCTTGGACACTGAATACTAAAACTGGCAG GTATGCAGGAGAGGTCCGACTCATAATGCACTATGCAAATGCAAAT TCACAAAAGCCACCAAACAGTTACGCTCCATCTGCTCCACCTTATGCAGCATCACCTGTGTCATCGGAATACTCTTACATGCGACCAAGCTCATACCCTCCACCATCATCCTCTTTCCCTTACCCACCACCATCATTAGCACCCTCATACCCACCACCATCGTCAGCATCCCCATACCCTCCACCAAAGTCAACACCGTCACCATCGTCCACATCTCTATACCCTCCACCATCGTCATCATCCCTGTACCCTCCGCCATCTTCTTCATCTCCTTACCCGCCGTCTGACTCATCATCCCTTTATCCGCCGCAAGCCTCGGGGCACCCCAATCCTTCTTACTCTTCGTACCAACATGATTCGACTCCATATCCAGGCAGTACATATCCCCCTCAACCATATCCACAACCTTCTGTGTATCCTCCTCAACCATATCCGCCACCTTCTGTATATCCTCCTCAACCATATCCACCACGTTCTGTATATCCTCCTCAACCATATCCACCCTTGGCACAATCTTCAGGCCAATATCCCCCAG GTCCATCATACCCGGGAACTTATCCTCCACCATACTAG
- the LOC141667543 gene encoding uncharacterized protein LOC141667543 isoform X1, with the protein MATSNGGIHGHLLEVTVVGCTKLKDTEWISRQDPYVCLEYASSKFRTRTCKDGGKNPTFQEKFVFTLIEGLRELSVVVWNSNTITYDDLIGSTKVQLQKVLSQGYDDSPWTLNTKTGRYAGEVRLIMHYANANSQKPPNSYAPSAPPYAASPVSSEYSYMRPSSYPPPSSSFPYPPPSLAPSYPPPSSASPYPPPKSTPSPSSTSLYPPPSSSSLYPPPSSSSPYPPSDSSSLYPPQASGHPNPSYSSYQHDSTPYPGSTYPPQPYPQPSVYPPQPYPPPSVYPPQPYPPRSVYPPQPYPPLAQSSGQYPPAGPSYPGTYPPPY; encoded by the exons ATGGCAACCTCAAATGGTGGTATTCATGGCCATCTTCTTGAAGTTACTG TTGTTGGATGTACTAAATTGAAAGATACAGAATGGATTTCAAGACAAGACCCATATGTTTGCCTTGAATATGCTAGTTCCAAATTCCGCACCAGGACTTGTAAAG ATGGAGGAAAGAACCCAACTTTTCAAGAGAAATTTGTGTTCACCCTGATTGAAGGGTTGAGAGAGCTGAGTGTTGTTGTTTGGAATAGTAATACAATTACTTATGATGACTTAATCGGTAGCACAAA GGTTCAATTGCAGAAGGTCCTGTCTCAAGGATATGATGACAGCCCTTGGACACTGAATACTAAAACTGGCAG GTATGCAGGAGAGGTCCGACTCATAATGCACTATGCAAATGCAAAT TCACAAAAGCCACCAAACAGTTACGCTCCATCTGCTCCACCTTATGCAGCATCACCTGTGTCATCGGAATACTCTTACATGCGACCAAGCTCATACCCTCCACCATCATCCTCTTTCCCTTACCCACCACCATCATTAGCACCCTCATACCCACCACCATCGTCAGCATCCCCATACCCTCCACCAAAGTCAACACCGTCACCATCGTCCACATCTCTATACCCTCCACCATCGTCATCATCCCTGTACCCTCCGCCATCTTCTTCATCTCCTTACCCGCCGTCTGACTCATCATCCCTTTATCCGCCGCAAGCCTCGGGGCACCCCAATCCTTCTTACTCTTCGTACCAACATGATTCGACTCCATATCCAGGCAGTACATATCCCCCTCAACCATATCCACAACCTTCTGTGTATCCTCCTCAACCATATCCGCCACCTTCTGTATATCCTCCTCAACCATATCCACCACGTTCTGTATATCCTCCTCAACCATATCCACCCTTGGCACAATCTTCAGGCCAATATCCCCCAG CAGGTCCATCATACCCGGGAACTTATCCTCCACCATACTAG
- the LOC141667560 gene encoding phosphatidylinositol 3,4,5-trisphosphate 3-phosphatase and protein-tyrosine-phosphatase PTEN2A-like, giving the protein MESVSNENETSAAHSSKAPEVPTQSAVEADNAAGIEPSKLSTSGLSTWAKSLKIPDLGGKQDSTTTTSDKSPFARFTSGLGLRLSPKAPQTNDNSEGTSPSAQSNFIGTLTKGLVDSSKSAVKAVQVKARHVVSQNKRRYQEGGFDLDMTYITENIIAMGFPAGDMSSGFFGYVEGFYRNHMEEVIKFFETHHKDKYKVYNLCSERLYDASLFEGKVASFPFDDHNCPPIQLIISFCKSAYSWLKEDIENVVVVHCKAGMARTGLMISSLLLYLKFFPTAEESIDYYNQKRCFDSKGLVLPSQIRYVKYFERILTYFNGENQPGRRCMLRGFRLHRCPYWIRPSITISNHNGVLFSTKKHPRTKDLSPEDYWFSAPKKGVMVFALPGEPGLTELAGDFKIHFHDGQGDFYCWLNTTMTENRKVLTTNELDGFDKRKLPSPGFQLEVVLVDYNGAAPNVPVGNSTETSANGLVGSPGTDHASTAGAVGATAAPQLAKESGSSEKDDDVFSDNEAEEANSSKSKQARVASEAATTDVNIKSGSQGHKSDQVSSLSNDTEKLSLGKTDTIKSKKASDGAVPGLGTSNPVGEVSEFKAMAADASVFTFGDEDDYGSD; this is encoded by the exons ATGGAATCTGTGTCCAATGAAAATGAAACGTCAGCTGCTCATTCATCTAAAGCTCCAGAAGTACCAACTCAATCTGCAGTAGAAGCAGACAATGCTGCAGGAATTGAACCATCTAAGCTTTCTACTTCTGGCTTATCCACATGGGCCAAAAGTTTGAAAATTCCTGACTTGGGTGGGAAACAAGATAGTACAACTACAACATCTGACAAGTCACCTTTTGCTCGTTTTACTAGCGGACTTGGATTGCGGCTGTCTCCAAAAGCTCCTCAGACAAATGATAATTCTGAAGGAACTTCACCATCTGCACAATCCAATTTTATCGGAACACTGACAAAAGGCTTAGTCGACTCGTCTAAGAGTGCAGTCAAGGCTGTGCAGGTCAAGGCTCGGCATGTTGTATCTCAAAATAAACGAAGATACCAG GAAGGAGGATTTGATTTGGATATGACATATATCACCGAAAACATTATTGCCATGGGGTTTCCTGCTGGGGATATGAGCTCTGGGTTTTTTGGATATGTTGAG GGATTTTACAGAAATCATATGGAAGAAGTAATCAAGTTCTTTGAAACCCATCACAAG GATAAATACAAAGTATACAATCTTTGTTCCGAGAGGCTGTATGATGCATCCCTATTTGAAGGAAAG GTTGCTAGCTTTCCATTTGACGATCATAATTGCCCCCCCATCCAACTCATTATATCATTTTGCAAAAGTGCGTACTCATGGCTGAAGGAGGATATTGAAAATGTTGTAGTAGTGCACTGTAAAGCTGGAATGGCCAGAACTGGTTTAATGATTTCTAGTCTGCTTTTGTATCTGAAG TTCTTTCCTACAGCTGAGGAGTCTATTGACTATTATAATCAGAAAAGATGTTTTGACTCAAAGGGCCTTGTTCTTCCCAGTCAGATT AGGTATGTGAAATATTTCGAACGCATCTTGACATACTTCAACGGAGAGAATCAGCCTGGTCGTAG GTGTATGCTCAGGGGCTTCCGCCTTCACAGGTGCCCTTATTGGATAAGGCCCTCCATTACTATCTCCAATCATAATG GTGTTTTATTTTCTACCAAAAAACATCCAAGAACCAAAGACCTTTCG CCTGAAGATTATTGGTTCAGCGCCCCCAAAAAAGGGGTTATGGTCTTTGCTTTGCCAGGGGAGCCTGGACTGACAGAGTTGGCTGGAGattttaaaattcattttcatGACGGTCAAGGAGACTTCTATTG TTGGTTGAATACAACAATGACTGAAAACAGAAAAGTCCTCACCACGAATGAGCTTGATGGGTTCGACAAG AGAAAACTGCCATCGCCGGGTTTCCAGTTAGAGGTTGTGCTGGTGGATTACAATGGTGCTGCCCCAAATGTTCCAGTTGGAAATTCGACAGAAACTTCTGCCAATGGCCTTGTTGGAAGTCCAGGTACAGATCATGCATCTACTGCTGGAGCCGTTGGTGCAACTGCAGCACCACAGCTGGCCAAAGAGTCTGGAAGCAGTGAGAAGGATGATGATGTGTTCTCTGACAACGAGGCAGAAGAAGCTAATTCTTCGAAATCGAAACAGGCTAGAGTAGCTTCCGAGGCTGCCACAACTgatgttaacataaaatctggTTCTCAAGGACATAAATCAGACCAGGTCTCCAGTTTGTCAAATGATACTGAGAAACTGTCACTGGGAAAGACAGATACTATCAAGTCAAAGAAGGCTTCTGATGGAGCTGTGCCTGGCCTTGGAACTTCCAACCCAGTTGGAGAGGTAAGTGAGTTTAAGGCTATGGCAGCTGATGCGTCTGTTTTCACGTTTGGCGATGAAGATGATTATGGAAGTGATTAA
- the LOC141667552 gene encoding cyclin-D3-1-like produces MAILEPNNGHDQQETQSLSLESLLCEEEDAFESLEQETSDKKCNFDLVKEDLSWEDEELVSMFSREKQTHVFLEEKDHAMVVARRRAIEWMLKVKAYFGFSCLTTFLAINYLDRFLCSFEIENDKPWMMHIVAISCLFLAAKIEETKVPTLLDLQVVNSNYIFEAKAVRRMEVLVMSTLKWRMNPVTPFSFLDHIIRRLGLKSDLHWVFFRKCEALFLSAVCDGRFVRYLPSVLAASTMLHVIHQVEPSNAVDYQNQLFGVLKITKENLSGCYELIGNISNTSWIDQRNSHKRSYEEIQDTKNETVDVY; encoded by the exons ATGGCTATACTAGAACCAAACAATGGTCATGATCAACAAGAAACTCAATCTTTATCTCTTGAATCTCTTCTTTGTGAAGAGGAAGATGCATTTGAAAGCTTAGAACAAGAGACTAGTGATAAAAAATGCAACTTTGATCTAGTGAAAGAGGATTTATCTTGGGAAGATGAGGAGCTTGTGTCTATGTTTTCTAGAGAGAAACAAACTCATGTTTTTCTTGAAGAAAAGGACCATGCCATGGTTGTGGCAAGAAGAAGGGCAATTGAGTGGATGTTAAAAGTCAAAGCTTATTTTGGGTTTTCTTGTCTCACTACATTTTTGGCTATTAATTACCTTGATAGGTTTTTATGTAGCTTTGAGATTGAGAATGATAAGCCATGGATGATGCACATTGTTGCAATAAGTTGTCTTTTTTTGGCTGCAAAAATTGAGGAGACTAAAGTTCCTACTCTTCTTGATCTACAG GTGGTGAACTCAAACTATATTTTTGAGGCCAAGGCAGTTCGAAGAATGGAGGTTTTGGTGATGTCTACTCTCAAATGGAGGATGAATCCAGTGACCCCTTTTTCATTTCTTGATCATATCATAAGAAGGCTTGGATTAAAAAGTGATTTACATTGGGTATTTTTCAGGAAATGTGAAGCTCTATTTCTCTCTGCTGTGTGTG ATGGGAGATTCGTACGTTATTTACCATCTGTATTGGCTGCTTCTACAATGCTTCACGTTATTCATCAAGTCGAGCCCTCTAATGCGGTTGATTATCAAAATCAGCTTTTTGGTGTTCTCAAAATCACCAAG GAGAATCTAAGTGGATGCTATGAACTCATTGGGAACATTTCAAATACTAGCTGGATTGATCAAAGGAATTCTCACAAGCGCAGCTATGAAGAGATTCAAGACACTAAAAATGAGACCGTGGATGTCTATTAG